In a genomic window of Cydia fagiglandana chromosome 8, ilCydFagi1.1, whole genome shotgun sequence:
- the LOC134666644 gene encoding uncharacterized protein LOC134666644 isoform X2, with product MENSGICVDAVMMDGAPWNRGVWKIFGVNEDTVSCEHPCDCSRRLWMISDFNHLVKCFRTSTLDDKLQEFKTPYGTVKKRHWEAVLEEENYRQPNLKIAYKLTPAHLKPKGFQVMNVPLATEVFGHEISVAMAHYQPYCEELKDSTATQKFIDLVFNLIQAMSSRIPRDALYVNENCRRRKAIQEFLEFLADWEKLEKKNTCVKEHVNWIKSNFTGNT from the exons atGGAAAACAGCGGAATTTGTGTTGATGCTGTCATGATGGACGGTGCACCTTGGAACCGAGGAGTATGGAAAATATTCGGTGTAAATGAAGACACTGTTAGCTGTGAACACCCTTGTGACTGCTCACGACGGTTATGGATGATTTCAGATTTTAATCATTTAGTGAAATGTTTTCGAACATCTACTTTGGATGATAAGCTACAAGAGTTCAAG ACCCCTTACGGAACTGTGAAAAAAAGACATTGGGAAGCGGTATTAGAGGAAGAGAATTATCGTCAGCCTAACTTAAAAATCGCTTACAAGTTAACACCAGCGCATTTGAAACCGAAAGGTTTTCAAGTAATGAATGTTCCTCTTGCAActgaa GTGTTTGGTCACGAAATTTCGGTCGCCATGGCTCACTATCAACCCTATTGCGAGGAATTGAAGGATTCAACTGCAACACAAAAATTTATTGATCTTGTATTCAATTTGATACAAGCTATGTCTTCGCGTATACCAAGAGATGCTCTGTACGTGAATGAAAATTGCAGACGAAGAAAG GCAATCCAGGAATTTTTAGAATTCCTTGCAGACTGGGAAaagctcgaaaaaaaaaatacctgtgtcaaggagcacgttaactggattaaaagtaactttacgggcaacacttga